One genomic region from uncultured Cohaesibacter sp. encodes:
- a CDS encoding MBL fold metallo-hydrolase, producing MTISIDRRMAMVGAAGAAGLMLAPRISLAENMMKPALPMAKARGFKLGELDVITLLAGSTPRDNPHGIFGINVSDDVFTEVSAKNFIGTDMAQFYFTPTLVRSGEAVILFDTGLNAEGITAALAQAGHKPEDVTHVVITHMHGDHIGGLMKDGTPTFANAAYLTGQVEYDAWSKTDNAGFAKNVKPLAEKMTFLKDGDSVAPGITAMAAFGHTPGHMTFMLDSMGKQLLLMADLANHYVWSLAYPDWEVKYDMDKAMAVQTRRKVLGMLATDRIPLIGYHMPFPAAGFVETRDQGFHFVPVSYQLMG from the coding sequence ATGACCATTTCGATTGATCGACGCATGGCGATGGTTGGCGCTGCGGGCGCTGCCGGGCTGATGCTTGCACCCAGAATTTCCCTTGCCGAAAACATGATGAAACCGGCTCTACCCATGGCCAAGGCCCGTGGCTTCAAGCTCGGAGAGCTGGATGTCATCACGCTGCTGGCCGGCTCGACCCCGCGCGACAACCCGCATGGAATTTTCGGCATCAATGTCTCCGATGATGTCTTCACCGAAGTCAGCGCCAAGAACTTCATCGGCACGGATATGGCTCAATTCTATTTCACACCAACGCTCGTGCGCTCGGGAGAGGCTGTCATCCTGTTTGACACGGGCCTTAATGCCGAAGGCATAACGGCGGCGCTGGCTCAGGCTGGCCACAAGCCCGAGGATGTGACCCATGTGGTGATCACTCACATGCATGGCGACCATATTGGCGGCCTGATGAAGGATGGCACCCCAACCTTTGCCAATGCAGCCTATCTGACCGGACAGGTTGAATATGACGCATGGTCTAAAACCGACAACGCCGGTTTCGCCAAAAATGTCAAACCACTGGCCGAGAAGATGACCTTCCTCAAGGATGGAGACTCGGTTGCACCGGGCATCACCGCCATGGCAGCCTTTGGCCACACACCGGGACATATGACATTCATGCTGGACAGCATGGGCAAGCAATTGCTGCTGATGGCCGATCTGGCGAACCATTATGTCTGGTCGCTGGCCTATCCTGATTGGGAGGTCAAATATGACATGGACAAGGCGATGGCCGTGCAGACCCGCCGCAAGGTGCTGGGCATGTTGGCAACCGACCGCATCCCGCTGATTGGCTATCACATGCCCTTCCCTGCTGCCGGTTTCGTAGAAACCCGCGACCAGGGCTTCCACTTTGTGCCTGTCAGCTATCAGTTGATGGGATGA
- a CDS encoding prephenate dehydratase, with product MIAKKVVFQGEPGANSHTACNNVFPDAEAVPMATFEDCFNAVQNDLADLAMIPIENSVAGRVADIHHLMPTSDLHIIGEYFLPIHHQLLGLRGARLEDITSVQSHVMALGQCRKIIRDRKLQAIVGADTAGSAHQISNQGDKTKAAIASELAADIYDLDILKADIEDEDHNTTRFIVLSKYPIKADKSTDLVVTTFVFRVRNVPAALYKALGGFATNGVNMTKLESYQTGGKFFATQFYADIEGHPDDTNVRLALEELRFFSAELKILGIYPAHEYRKRNHEPEANRDLRPSPDL from the coding sequence ATGATCGCCAAGAAAGTCGTTTTTCAGGGGGAACCTGGTGCCAACTCGCACACCGCCTGCAACAATGTATTTCCAGATGCGGAGGCGGTTCCGATGGCAACCTTTGAAGACTGCTTTAACGCGGTCCAAAATGACCTTGCCGATCTGGCCATGATCCCCATAGAAAACTCTGTGGCCGGACGGGTGGCCGATATCCATCATTTGATGCCGACTTCCGATCTGCATATCATCGGCGAATATTTCTTGCCCATTCATCATCAGCTGCTCGGCCTGCGAGGGGCTCGTCTTGAGGATATCACGTCCGTTCAGAGCCATGTGATGGCGCTGGGGCAATGCCGCAAGATCATTCGAGACCGCAAGCTGCAGGCGATCGTCGGGGCCGATACCGCAGGCTCGGCTCATCAGATTTCCAATCAGGGTGACAAGACAAAAGCAGCGATCGCTTCTGAGCTGGCTGCCGATATCTACGACCTGGATATCCTGAAAGCCGATATCGAAGATGAGGATCACAATACAACGCGCTTCATTGTGCTGTCCAAATATCCCATCAAGGCAGATAAAAGCACCGATCTTGTTGTAACCACATTCGTGTTCCGAGTGCGCAACGTGCCGGCAGCGCTCTATAAGGCGTTGGGCGGTTTTGCCACCAACGGAGTCAACATGACAAAGCTGGAGAGTTATCAGACCGGCGGCAAGTTTTTCGCAACGCAATTCTACGCTGACATTGAAGGACATCCTGACGATACCAATGTGCGTCTGGCGCTTGAGGAGTTGCGCTTCTTCTCGGCCGAACTCAAGATTCTTGGTATCTACCCTGCGCACGAATATCGCAAAAGGAACCACGAACCCGAGGCCAACCGCGATTTGCGGCCAAGCCCCGACCTGTGA
- a CDS encoding HIT family protein, giving the protein MVEFTLDPQLKADSLPLAELKLCTVRLMNDSNFPWLVMVPQIAGAEELIDLTPKDQHRLMDEIARVSKVLQAETGCDKLNVASLGNQVRQLHIHVIARFESDAAWAGPIWGKVPARPYERASACALIERIAAALL; this is encoded by the coding sequence ATGGTTGAATTCACACTTGATCCCCAACTGAAGGCTGATAGCCTGCCTCTGGCTGAGCTAAAGCTCTGTACTGTGCGGCTCATGAATGATTCCAATTTTCCCTGGCTTGTGATGGTGCCGCAAATCGCGGGCGCTGAGGAATTGATCGATCTCACCCCAAAGGACCAACATCGTTTGATGGATGAAATCGCGCGCGTTTCCAAAGTGCTGCAAGCGGAAACCGGGTGCGATAAACTCAATGTTGCCAGCCTTGGAAATCAGGTGCGCCAGCTCCATATTCATGTTATTGCCCGCTTTGAAAGCGATGCAGCCTGGGCTGGCCCGATCTGGGGCAAGGTGCCTGCCCGACCTTATGAAAGGGCATCCGCATGCGCTTTGATCGAAAGGATTGCCGCAGCTCTGCTCTAA
- a CDS encoding acyltransferase gives MSNEQELNVSGEKRPVFALFAVWRLLAAIMVMLYHFCAFGPEAYRQFAMDAEVFTALLDLFFIVSGFLIWVHYSKRLTGPAAYGVFLLRRLARLYPLHLLTLGIFCMAWLIISLAGLSVELTDYYSFPELVRQLLLVNAWGLSDGLAFNFVSWSLSAEWFCYLTLPVIVFIFRKVGLWGLVALLAFCVIALEGLTYLKVIPFPTWLDANTWGAYRVFADFVLGAIIAIVASKRLIRVQSHWFAWGALLLALLVMVMDFRFGYANIVAITIALYLAAQVEINAPERSAYLMPLMPLAIVSFGIYMWHPVFAVSILGLGWLMILQPMQIIGFAPVLAIAVIVTIVTALLSMRFFEAPARKKLLSLGAGNMVESMALHPSKKPS, from the coding sequence ATGAGTAATGAGCAGGAGCTGAATGTGAGCGGAGAAAAAAGGCCAGTTTTTGCCCTCTTTGCCGTCTGGCGCCTGCTCGCGGCAATCATGGTGATGCTCTATCATTTCTGCGCTTTCGGGCCGGAAGCCTACCGTCAATTCGCAATGGATGCAGAAGTCTTCACTGCCCTGCTTGATCTGTTCTTTATCGTCTCTGGTTTTCTGATCTGGGTGCATTATTCCAAACGGTTGACGGGGCCGGCGGCCTATGGCGTCTTCCTGCTGCGCCGTCTGGCTCGGCTCTATCCCTTGCATCTTCTGACATTGGGAATCTTCTGCATGGCCTGGCTGATCATCTCGCTTGCCGGGCTGTCGGTTGAATTGACGGACTATTATTCCTTTCCAGAACTGGTGCGTCAGCTTCTTCTGGTCAATGCCTGGGGATTGTCGGACGGGCTCGCCTTCAACTTCGTTTCATGGTCATTGTCTGCGGAATGGTTCTGCTATCTCACTTTGCCGGTCATCGTGTTCATCTTCCGCAAAGTCGGATTGTGGGGGCTCGTCGCTCTGCTGGCTTTCTGTGTGATCGCTCTTGAAGGGCTCACTTACCTCAAGGTCATCCCGTTCCCCACATGGCTGGATGCCAACACATGGGGCGCTTATCGCGTTTTCGCTGATTTCGTGCTGGGGGCCATTATAGCCATTGTCGCTTCGAAGCGCCTGATCAGAGTGCAAAGCCACTGGTTTGCATGGGGCGCGCTACTGCTTGCCCTGTTGGTCATGGTCATGGATTTCCGCTTTGGCTATGCCAATATTGTAGCCATAACCATCGCGCTCTATCTCGCCGCACAGGTGGAAATCAACGCACCAGAGCGCAGCGCCTATCTCATGCCGCTGATGCCTTTAGCCATCGTTTCCTTCGGCATCTATATGTGGCACCCGGTTTTCGCCGTGTCCATTCTCGGGCTGGGCTGGCTGATGATCCTGCAACCCATGCAGATCATTGGTTTTGCGCCGGTGCTGGCCATTGCCGTGATTGTAACGATTGTCACGGCGTTGCTGTCCATGCGTTTCTTTGAAGCACCAGCGCGCAAGAAGCTCCTCTCGCTGGGTGCGGGCAATATGGTTGAGAGCATGGCCCTGCACCCTTCCAAGAAACCCTCCTGA
- the nudC gene encoding NAD(+) diphosphatase: protein MNDFAFSSDPFAAVRSAPSVEGVGFMHNRLSRDTEHRDGDSIPAMMAQEDAGFYLFHKDTLLLATKEETSRAIFSKAEAETLGADMETAIILGTDPEEGDAPRLAMLLTDDAADKLEGTDGYGFESVRTLGLHGMLPNDQLGAIAQARGLLNWHENHPYCSRCGSKTVVTLGGARRDCPNCSAVHFPRTDPAVIMLVLHKDDEGVERCLLAHHTRFTGPIYTTLAGFMEQGETIEAAVRREVFEESAVRVGTVRYMASQPWPFPASLMIGCYGEALSCDITVDPTELTDARWFTRDEVRTLMDRGTDSDLPHTPGPFSIAAWLIRSWVNMDD from the coding sequence ATGAATGATTTTGCTTTCTCATCCGACCCGTTTGCTGCCGTTCGCTCCGCTCCTTCTGTCGAGGGCGTTGGCTTCATGCATAACCGTCTTAGCAGAGACACAGAGCATCGCGATGGGGACAGCATCCCAGCCATGATGGCGCAGGAAGATGCGGGGTTCTATCTGTTTCACAAGGACACCCTTCTGCTGGCCACAAAGGAAGAGACCTCCAGGGCCATCTTTAGCAAGGCAGAAGCTGAAACCCTGGGCGCAGACATGGAAACGGCGATCATTCTTGGCACCGATCCCGAAGAAGGAGACGCGCCGCGCCTTGCCATGCTGCTTACTGATGACGCGGCAGACAAGCTGGAAGGAACCGACGGCTACGGGTTTGAATCCGTGCGGACCTTGGGCCTGCACGGCATGTTGCCAAACGATCAGTTGGGCGCCATCGCGCAGGCCCGCGGTCTGCTCAACTGGCACGAAAACCACCCCTACTGTTCCAGATGCGGCAGCAAGACAGTGGTCACCCTTGGTGGCGCCCGTCGTGACTGCCCCAACTGTTCCGCCGTTCATTTTCCGCGCACGGACCCTGCGGTAATCATGCTGGTACTGCACAAGGATGATGAGGGCGTCGAGCGCTGCCTATTGGCGCATCACACCCGCTTCACCGGCCCGATCTACACCACGCTCGCCGGCTTCATGGAGCAAGGCGAGACAATTGAAGCGGCGGTGCGCCGGGAAGTTTTCGAGGAATCGGCTGTCCGCGTGGGAACTGTGCGTTATATGGCTAGCCAGCCCTGGCCTTTCCCGGCATCGCTGATGATCGGCTGCTATGGCGAAGCGCTCTCCTGCGACATCACCGTTGACCCGACAGAACTGACCGATGCCCGCTGGTTCACGCGCGACGAAGTGCGAACCCTGATGGACCGCGGCACCGACAGCGACCTGCCCCATACGCCGGGGCCATTCTCTATAGCAGCCTGGTTGATCCGTAGCTGGGTCAATATGGACGACTAG
- a CDS encoding EAL domain-containing protein yields the protein MSDKTNIKWFQRWATFRGRFWNVAHLPVVVATLVIVIIELVAEDASKDAFLEKSRAELRNKATQVALSIQGAIIANIETGRGLANVIRTEPDMDTERFNQLAKQIFHSYSSMKVIAIAPNLVVSNVYPLAGNESVVGLDYRKVENQRDLVFDARDKNELTMAGPMDLVQGGTGLIVRYPVYIDSPDKGRYFWGIVSAVLDVDFFYEYAGLLDKDAGIDYALVGKDGLGASGEQFFGLEGIEALDPIKVPVEFQVARWELLAVPHGGWSVPASIFWLIRAIAFAAFLLVVVPMAIVSKLSRERMAHLNARIESQRELASVSKRFELAVDALKLGVWEYDPEVHRFTWDQQTREIYGLDPDCDINEVDWKERIFPEDRARLFDEGSRAIASEGKFCTDYRLRMPDGTVKTIRVSALEWVDDDGNTIYFGVSWDISKHVAREEALKEARAESERRYQQLEKAKTRLEFNALHDFLTKLPNRRYADEFLDGENGSPWPFDDDENSWLLKIDLDGFKEINDSFGHATGDAMLIKVADILRSLKNEGEFIARIGGDEFIILCSSAANRNRPQELAEKLIAMLHKPQNNKGLNCRLGASIGLSNWADAKESPDKLRSNADLALYQSKQNGKGCFTFFSQPLFQTANEKRRLADDLLRGIENREFIAYYQGQYNAESHRLVGAEALARWAHPKRGLVYPDMFIELADSLGVTGDIDAMVMEHALETKQFWADKGLNIDRVSVNVSAKRLSDRDLIPGLKAMDFDPSHLTFELVESTFLDRSAPQVAANIRRLREMGIEIEIDDFGTAYASIVSLMHLLPNRLKIDRELILPVTSSEDQRELVHSIIHIGRTLGIGVVAEGIESLEHADILRVMGADILQGYAFSRPMTREKFFTHHAKGSRFDVA from the coding sequence TTGAGCGACAAGACGAATATAAAGTGGTTTCAGCGTTGGGCTACTTTCAGGGGGCGTTTCTGGAACGTGGCCCATTTGCCTGTTGTTGTTGCTACTCTGGTTATCGTGATCATTGAATTGGTTGCCGAAGACGCCAGTAAAGATGCTTTTCTGGAAAAGTCGCGGGCTGAATTGCGCAACAAGGCCACTCAGGTTGCTCTCTCCATTCAAGGTGCGATCATTGCCAACATCGAAACCGGTAGAGGCCTTGCCAATGTGATCCGGACCGAGCCGGACATGGATACCGAGCGGTTCAACCAGCTCGCCAAGCAGATCTTTCACTCCTATTCTTCCATGAAGGTTATCGCCATCGCGCCAAATCTGGTTGTCTCAAATGTCTACCCGTTGGCTGGAAATGAAAGCGTGGTCGGGCTCGATTACCGCAAGGTGGAGAATCAAAGAGATCTTGTGTTTGACGCACGAGATAAGAACGAATTGACCATGGCAGGGCCAATGGATCTGGTTCAGGGTGGCACCGGGCTTATCGTGCGCTATCCTGTCTATATCGACTCTCCTGACAAGGGGCGCTATTTCTGGGGTATCGTGTCAGCTGTTCTGGATGTTGACTTCTTCTATGAATATGCCGGCTTGTTAGATAAAGATGCTGGTATCGACTATGCATTGGTCGGCAAAGATGGCCTGGGGGCGTCTGGAGAACAGTTTTTTGGACTAGAAGGCATTGAGGCGTTAGACCCGATCAAGGTGCCAGTGGAGTTTCAGGTTGCAAGATGGGAGCTTTTGGCAGTACCTCATGGTGGCTGGAGCGTTCCTGCATCGATCTTCTGGCTCATCCGGGCGATTGCCTTTGCGGCCTTTTTGCTGGTGGTTGTCCCGATGGCCATCGTATCCAAACTGTCTCGCGAGCGCATGGCCCATCTCAATGCCCGTATCGAGAGTCAACGCGAGCTGGCGAGTGTTTCCAAACGCTTTGAGCTTGCTGTTGATGCCCTTAAACTTGGTGTCTGGGAATATGACCCGGAAGTGCACAGGTTCACATGGGATCAGCAAACCCGTGAGATCTATGGTTTAGATCCTGATTGTGATATCAATGAGGTAGACTGGAAAGAGCGCATCTTCCCGGAAGACAGGGCGCGTTTGTTTGATGAGGGTAGTCGGGCCATTGCCAGCGAAGGAAAATTCTGCACCGACTATCGCCTTCGGATGCCGGATGGAACCGTTAAGACCATTCGTGTGTCGGCCTTGGAGTGGGTAGATGACGATGGCAACACGATTTATTTCGGGGTGAGTTGGGATATTTCCAAGCATGTTGCCCGCGAAGAGGCCCTGAAGGAAGCCCGCGCTGAAAGTGAAAGACGCTATCAGCAGCTTGAGAAGGCCAAGACACGTTTAGAATTCAATGCATTGCATGATTTCCTAACCAAGCTGCCCAATCGGCGCTATGCCGATGAATTCCTCGATGGTGAAAATGGCTCGCCATGGCCCTTTGATGATGATGAGAACAGTTGGCTACTGAAGATCGATTTGGATGGGTTCAAGGAGATCAATGATAGCTTCGGTCATGCAACCGGGGATGCCATGCTGATCAAGGTCGCCGATATACTTCGGTCGCTGAAAAATGAAGGGGAGTTCATTGCTCGTATTGGCGGGGATGAGTTTATCATACTGTGCTCGAGCGCGGCTAACAGGAATAGACCTCAGGAACTGGCTGAAAAACTCATTGCCATGTTGCATAAGCCACAGAACAACAAGGGCCTAAATTGTCGATTGGGCGCGAGCATTGGCCTTTCCAACTGGGCCGATGCCAAGGAAAGCCCAGACAAGCTGCGCTCCAATGCAGACCTGGCCCTGTATCAGTCAAAGCAGAATGGCAAGGGCTGCTTCACATTCTTCAGCCAGCCCCTGTTTCAGACGGCCAATGAGAAACGCCGCCTTGCCGACGATCTGCTACGCGGCATCGAAAACCGCGAATTCATTGCCTATTATCAGGGCCAATATAACGCTGAGTCCCATCGTCTTGTTGGTGCCGAGGCTCTGGCGCGCTGGGCGCACCCCAAGCGCGGGCTGGTCTATCCTGACATGTTCATCGAGCTGGCCGATAGTCTCGGCGTAACCGGCGATATCGATGCCATGGTCATGGAGCATGCTCTGGAGACGAAACAATTCTGGGCAGACAAGGGGCTCAATATTGATCGTGTGTCGGTCAATGTTTCCGCCAAGCGGTTAAGCGACAGAGATCTGATCCCCGGCCTCAAGGCAATGGATTTCGATCCGTCACATCTGACTTTCGAACTGGTCGAGTCAACCTTCCTGGATCGCAGCGCGCCACAAGTGGCAGCCAATATCCGGAGGCTGAGAGAAATGGGGATCGAGATCGAGATTGATGACTTCGGCACCGCCTATGCGTCCATTGTCAGTCTGATGCATCTGCTACCGAACCGTTTGAAAATCGACAGGGAATTGATATTGCCGGTCACATCAAGCGAGGATCAGCGCGAGCTTGTGCATTCCATCATTCACATCGGGCGGACGCTGGGCATCGGTGTGGTTGCTGAAGGCATAGAATCGCTAGAGCATGCCGACATTCTGCGTGTCATGGGGGCAGATATCTTGCAGGGCTACGCCTTCAGTCGGCCGATGACTCGCGAAAAATTCTTCACCCATCATGCCAAGGGTAGCCGGTTTGACGTCGCTTAG
- a CDS encoding cytochrome c family protein codes for MNFFEFNKMAGAVLMALIFIMVTGMATGYIFSDDAPDQPGYAIEVADGSGGGAAKEPEPEVDFATLLASADAGKGERVAKKCAACHTFDAEMANKTGPHLFGVVNRAVASVDDFKYSDAMTAFGEGKVWDPEHLNTYLTKPKDMVPGTAMAFAGLKKPEDRANLISYLQTLKE; via the coding sequence ATGAACTTTTTCGAATTCAACAAAATGGCTGGCGCTGTTTTGATGGCCCTTATTTTTATTATGGTTACAGGGATGGCAACGGGCTACATCTTTAGTGATGATGCCCCGGACCAACCCGGCTATGCGATTGAAGTTGCAGACGGGTCTGGCGGCGGCGCAGCCAAAGAACCCGAACCAGAGGTGGATTTTGCCACCCTTCTTGCTTCTGCAGACGCAGGAAAAGGCGAGCGCGTTGCCAAGAAATGCGCAGCCTGCCATACCTTTGACGCCGAAATGGCCAACAAAACCGGGCCTCATTTGTTTGGTGTCGTCAACCGTGCTGTCGCTTCGGTTGATGATTTCAAATATTCCGATGCCATGACCGCCTTCGGTGAAGGCAAGGTTTGGGATCCGGAACATCTCAATACTTATCTCACCAAGCCAAAAGATATGGTGCCAGGTACAGCCATGGCCTTTGCTGGCCTGAAAAAACCGGAAGATCGCGCCAATCTGATCAGCTATTTGCAGACTTTGAAAGAGTAG